In a genomic window of Comamonadaceae bacterium OTU4NAUVB1:
- a CDS encoding helix-turn-helix domain-containing protein, with product MTEKTGIQRAVEMFDNSTSKLATAVGCGVLRQHVEHWLKVGRVSVERCGEVSAATGIPCEQLNEKANWKLLRVQLTKPARRTAKAGA from the coding sequence ATGACTGAGAAGACTGGCATCCAGCGAGCTGTCGAGATGTTCGATAACAGCACCAGCAAGCTAGCCACGGCCGTGGGCTGCGGCGTGCTGCGGCAGCACGTGGAGCACTGGCTCAAGGTAGGCCGCGTCTCGGTCGAACGGTGCGGCGAGGTATCGGCCGCTACGGGCATTCCCTGCGAACAGCTGAACGAAAAGGCGAATTGGAAGCTGCTTCGCGTGCAGCTCACCAAGCCTGCCCGTCGTACTGCCAAGGCGGGGGCTTGA
- a CDS encoding YqaJ viral recombinase family protein: MDIIEHAQGSAAWLAHRATHFNASDAPAMMGCSPYKTRTQLIHEMHTGLTPEVDAATQRRFDDGHRFEALARPVAEEIVGEDLYPVVGAKGKLSASFDGLTFDEATGFEHKTLNDQLRAALMSDAGADALPLAYRVQMEQQCMVSGATRILFMASKWAGVELVEEMHAWYEPDAELRAAILAGWEQLEKDVAAYVPAEVKVEAVGRTPETLPALRIEVTGAVMASNLLAFKKHALAVFGGINRDLTTDQDFADAEKTVKWCGDVEDRLAAAKQHALSQTESIDALFRAIDEISAEARSTRLELDRLVKSRKDQLRLEIVREGTAALAKHVESLNARLGKVYMPEQFGDFAGAIKGKRTVQSMRDAVASTLAKAKIAASAIADRIQANLALIGEQAAEHAFLFPDEQVIVQKLPEDLERLVKSRIAEHAAAKQRKRDAEALAAAALQTAAAPPPSPAPITASGAVMPLRATPITGAAAAAPAPGAVPTLRLGQLNARIAPLQISAEGLASLGFPAAGRDRAAVLYHEVQFPAIRAALVQHLQGVEAQQAA; the protein is encoded by the coding sequence ATGGACATCATCGAACACGCTCAAGGCTCGGCCGCCTGGCTGGCCCACCGCGCCACGCACTTCAACGCCAGCGATGCGCCAGCCATGATGGGCTGCTCGCCCTACAAGACGCGCACGCAGCTCATCCACGAGATGCACACCGGCCTGACGCCGGAGGTCGACGCCGCCACGCAGCGCCGCTTCGACGACGGCCACCGCTTCGAGGCGCTGGCCCGACCGGTGGCCGAAGAGATCGTCGGTGAGGACCTCTACCCGGTCGTCGGCGCAAAGGGCAAGCTGTCCGCGTCCTTCGACGGGCTGACCTTCGACGAGGCCACCGGCTTCGAGCACAAGACGCTGAACGACCAGCTGCGCGCCGCGCTGATGTCGGACGCAGGCGCCGACGCCCTGCCGCTCGCCTACCGCGTGCAGATGGAACAGCAGTGCATGGTGTCGGGCGCGACCCGCATCCTCTTCATGGCCTCGAAGTGGGCCGGCGTGGAGCTGGTCGAGGAAATGCACGCCTGGTACGAGCCGGACGCCGAGCTGCGCGCCGCGATCCTGGCCGGCTGGGAGCAGCTCGAGAAGGACGTGGCGGCCTACGTGCCCGCCGAAGTCAAGGTCGAGGCCGTCGGACGCACGCCGGAGACCCTGCCGGCCCTGCGCATCGAGGTCACCGGCGCGGTGATGGCCAGCAACCTGCTCGCGTTCAAGAAGCACGCCCTAGCGGTCTTCGGCGGCATCAACCGCGATCTGACCACCGACCAAGACTTCGCTGATGCAGAGAAGACGGTGAAGTGGTGCGGCGACGTCGAAGACCGCCTTGCCGCGGCCAAGCAGCACGCGCTGAGCCAGACCGAGAGCATCGACGCGCTGTTCCGTGCCATCGACGAGATCAGCGCCGAGGCGCGCAGCACCCGCCTCGAACTCGACCGACTGGTGAAGTCGCGCAAAGACCAGCTCCGGCTAGAGATCGTTCGCGAGGGAACGGCCGCCCTGGCCAAGCACGTTGAGAGCCTGAACGCCCGCCTGGGCAAGGTCTACATGCCCGAGCAGTTCGGCGACTTCGCCGGCGCCATCAAGGGCAAGCGCACCGTCCAGAGCATGCGCGACGCCGTCGCCAGCACGCTGGCCAAGGCCAAGATCGCGGCCAGCGCCATCGCCGACCGCATCCAGGCCAACCTGGCGCTGATCGGCGAGCAGGCGGCCGAGCACGCCTTCCTGTTCCCCGACGAGCAGGTGATCGTGCAGAAGCTGCCGGAAGACCTGGAGCGGCTGGTGAAGTCACGCATCGCCGAGCACGCAGCGGCCAAGCAGCGCAAGCGCGACGCTGAAGCGCTGGCCGCTGCCGCGCTGCAGACCGCCGCCGCACCGCCTCCCTCGCCCGCACCCATTACAGCCTCCGGCGCTGTCATGCCGCTGCGCGCGACGCCCATTACAGGCGCCGCCGCTGCTGCGCCAGCCCCCGGCGCCGTGCCGACGCTGCGCCTGGGCCAGCTCAACGCGCGCATCGCGCCGCTGCAGATCAGCGCCGAAGGTCTGGCGTCGCTGGGCTTCCCGGCCGCCGGCCGCGATCGCGCTGCTGTTCTGTACCACGAGGTCCAATTTCCCGCGATCCGCGCTGCGCTCGTGCAGCACCTGCAGGGCGTCGAAGCCCAGCAAGCCGCTTGA
- a CDS encoding LexA family transcriptional regulator, with translation MKSIGEQAKEFRLAKGWNYIEMAKEVSRYHRTTVSRQLITQLEEKGDRRPQYLSALARTMGTTVEVLDQGLFSVADKGIVSDHIVLNEALTTGQTYSESTQDREVVHIPQYEAGGAMGQNLILQGDQPGIIRHMAVTQEWAQKNLKAHTGLQNLCIVTGFGDSMKPMYNPGDPLILDKGITTCEVDAVYFFRVDGHGFIKRLQIIPGEGIRVISVNKDYEPWTIKRDSDFEVFGRVMKAWRGEDL, from the coding sequence ATGAAATCAATCGGTGAACAGGCCAAAGAGTTCCGCCTAGCCAAGGGCTGGAACTACATCGAGATGGCCAAAGAGGTGTCGCGCTACCACCGTACAACGGTGAGTCGGCAGCTGATCACCCAACTGGAAGAGAAAGGCGACCGACGTCCTCAGTATCTGTCTGCGCTAGCGAGGACCATGGGCACAACGGTCGAAGTACTTGACCAGGGGTTGTTCTCAGTCGCGGACAAGGGAATAGTCTCCGACCACATCGTCCTGAACGAAGCCTTAACTACTGGACAGACATACAGCGAAAGTACTCAAGACCGTGAAGTAGTTCACATCCCACAGTACGAAGCGGGAGGAGCGATGGGGCAAAACCTCATCCTGCAAGGGGATCAGCCCGGCATCATTCGTCACATGGCAGTGACTCAAGAATGGGCTCAGAAAAACCTCAAGGCGCACACGGGCCTGCAGAACCTTTGCATCGTCACGGGCTTCGGCGATTCCATGAAGCCAATGTACAACCCAGGTGACCCACTGATCTTGGATAAGGGAATCACCACCTGCGAGGTCGACGCGGTTTATTTTTTCCGTGTCGATGGGCACGGTTTTATAAAGCGATTGCAGATCATCCCGGGGGAGGGAATCAGAGTCATTTCTGTCAATAAAGACTACGAGCCCTGGACCATCAAACGCGATAGCGATTTCGAGGTTTTCGGCCGCGTTATGAAAGCGTGGCGTGGCGAAGATCTTTAA